The following proteins come from a genomic window of Eubalaena glacialis isolate mEubGla1 chromosome X, mEubGla1.1.hap2.+ XY, whole genome shotgun sequence:
- the TRO gene encoding trophinin isoform X3, with protein MDRRNDSDYKMTPFQGPLPPPGSLGLHFPPDVQAETTEEDSVLLMHTLLSSTKDPLAMDPPVANRPKKSKTKKAPIKAVTKTVRAAPPVPSANVITTNKPKITFPALNLPIIPQINQASATTEAANTQASSFTAQPKKANKTKRVTAKAAQGSQFPTGSESVTTQIKLPLQALNVPVIPQTIQAPVATESANSQALLASIKPKKAPKAKKANNKAIASATEISLAPSTTYTATTQGQITSIRTKKASKAKKATVKRTNTDTELLEAPDATETATRQIEASAAAIWPKKSKGKKAAYKGPNSACEISEAPPASQMVTKQALAATVRVKRGYRARKVDTKARTTESQTQIDEGAQAKMSTPQINISVLETQVVAAVQALADDYLAQLSLEPTTRTRGKRNRKSKHLNGDERGGGNYRWIPWGRRPPLSRDVAILQERANKLVKYLLVKDQTKIPIKRSDMLKDVIQEYDEHFPEIIERASYALEKMFRVNLKEIDKQSSLYILISIQESSAGILGTTKDTPKLGLLMVILSVIFMNGNKANEAVIWEVLRKLGLHPGVRHSLFGEVRKLITDEFVKQKYLEYKRVPNSRPPEYEFFWGLRSYHETSKMKVLKFACKVQKKDPKDWAVQYREAVEMEVQAAAVAVAEAEARAEWTEHRY; from the exons ATGGATAGGAGAAATGACTCCGATTATAAGATGACCCCGTTCCAG GGCCCTCTGCCTCCCCCTGGGAGCCTGGGGCTTCACTTCCCTCCAGATGTACAGGCTGAGACAACAGAAGAAGACAGTGTCTTGCTGATGCATACCCTCTTGTCATCAACCAAGGACCCCCTGGCTATGGACCCACCAGTTGCCAACCGGCCTAAGAAAAGCAAGACCAAGAAGGCCCCTATTAAGGCTGTCACTAAGACAGTACGCGCTGCCCCTCCAGTTCCATCTGCCAATGTGATTACCACCAACAAGCCTAAAATAACTTTTCCGGCTTTAAACCTTCCAATCATCCCCCAGATCAACCAGGCTTCAGCTACCACTGAGGCAGCCAATACTCAGGCTTCTTCATTCACCGCTCAGCCTAAGAAAGCCAACAAGACAAAGAGAGTTACTGCTAAGGCAGCCCAAGGCTCCCAATTTCCAACTGGCAGTGAGAGTGTTACTACACAGATCAAGTTACCCTTGCAGGCCCTAAACGTGCCAGTCATCCCACAGACTATCCAGGCTCCAGTTGCCACTGAGTCAGCCAATTCTCAAGCCTTGTTAGCCTCCATCAAGCCTAAGAAAGCTCCCAAGGCTAAGAAGGCTAACAATAAGGCCATAGCTAGTGCCACTGAGATCTCACTGGCTCCATCCACCACCTACACAGCTACCACCCAAGGCCAAATTACCTCCATCCGAACTAAGAAAGCCTCCAAAGCCAAGAAAGCAACTGTTAAGCGCACAAATACTGACACTGAACTCCTAGAGGCCCCAGATGCCACTGAGACAGCTACCAGGCAGATTGAGGCCTCAGCAGCAGCTATCTGGCCCAAAAAATCCAAGGGCAAGAAGGCTGCCTATAAGGGCCCAAATTCTGCCTGTGAGATCTCTGAGGCTCCACCTGCCAGTCAAATGGTCACAAAACAAGCCCTAGCAGCCACCGTCCGGGTCAAGAGAGGGTACAGGGCTCGGAAGGTTGACACTAAAGCCCGGACAACTGAAAGCCAGACTCAAATTGACGAAGGGGCCCAGGCCAAGATGTCTACCCCTCAGATCAACATAAGTGTCCTTGAGACTCAGGTTGTTGCTGCTGTCCAGGCCCTGGCAGATGACTACCTGGCTCAGTTGAGTCTGGAGCCCACAACCAGGACCCGGGGCAAGAGGAACCGAAAG TCCAAGCATCTGAACGGGGATGAGAGAGGTGGTGGTAATTATAGGTGGATTCCATGGGGCCGGAGGCCTCCGCTATCCCGAGATGTGGCCATTTTGCAAGAAAGG GCAAATAAGTTGGTGAAATACCTGTTGGTTAAGGACCAGACAAAGATCCCCATCAAGCGCTCAG ACATGCTGAAGGATGTCATCCAAGAATATGATGAACACTTCCCAGAGATCATTGAACGAGCAAGCTATGCTCTGGAGAAG ATGTTTCGAGTCAATCTGAAGGAAATTGATAAACAAAGTAGCTTGTATATTCTCATCAGCATTCAGGAATCCTCTGCAGGCATCCTGGGAAC GACCAAGGACACACCCAAACTAGGTCTTCTCATGGTGATTCTGAGTGTCATTTTTATGAATGGCAACAAGGCCAATGAGG CTGTCATCTGGGAGGTGCTGCGCAAGTTGGGGCTGCACCCTGG GGTAAGGCATTCGCTCTTTGGGGAAGTGAGGAAGCTCATCACAGACGAGTTTGTGAAGCAGAA GTACCTGGAATACAAGAGGGTCCCCAACAGCAGACCACCTGAATATGAGTTCTTCTGGGGCTTGCGCTCCTACCATGAGACTAGCAAGATGAAAGTTCTCAAGTTTGCATGCAAG GTGCAGAAGAAAGACCCCAAGGACTGGGCCGTGCAGTATCGGGAGGCAGTGGAGATGGAAGTCCAAGCTGCAGCTGTGGCTGTAGCTGAGGCTGAGGCCAGGGCTGAG TGGACTGAGCACCGATACTGA
- the TRO gene encoding trophinin isoform X2: MDRRNDSDYKMTPFQDPLAMDPPVANRPKKSKTKKAPIKAVTKTVRAAPPVPSANVITTNKPKITFPALNLPIIPQINQASATTEAANTQASSFTAQPKKANKTKRVTAKAAQGSQFPTGSESVTTQIKLPLQALNVPVIPQTIQAPVATESANSQALLASIKPKKAPKAKKANNKAIASATEISLAPSTTYTATTQGQITSIRTKKASKAKKATVKRTNTDTELLEAPDATETATRQIEASAAAIWPKKSKGKKAAYKGPNSACEISEAPPASQMVTKQALAATVRVKRGYRARKVDTKARTTESQTQIDEGAQAKMSTPQINISVLETQVVAAVQALADDYLAQLSLEPTTRTRGKRNRKSKHLNGDERGGGNYRWIPWGRRPPLSRDVAILQERANKLVKYLLVKDQTKIPIKRSDMLKDVIQEYDEHFPEIIERASYALEKMFRVNLKEIDKQSSLYILISIQESSAGILGTTKDTPKLGLLMVILSVIFMNGNKANEAVIWEVLRKLGLHPGVRHSLFGEVRKLITDEFVKQKYLEYKRVPNSRPPEYEFFWGLRSYHETSKMKVLKFACKVQKKDPKDWAVQYREAVEMEVQAAAVAVAEAEARAEARAQMGIGEEAVAGPWNWDDMDIDCLTREELGDDAQAWGRFSLEIEARAQENANASTNIDFSRGASTRASYSDGASISFSGVPSPSNGFGGRAGISFGGTCSTSASFSSVASICFGGTPSTCSTFSGGASISFGGAASTSSSFSSEASISFGGTPCTSTNFSGGVSSSFSGPLNTSTSFSGGASSGFGGILSTPAGFSDALSMSTSFGSTLGTSAVFSGALSTSTGFGGTLSTSVYFGGSPSSSASFGGTLSTSICFGGFPSTSTGFDGVLSTSVSFGSSFSNSTDFGGTLSTSFCFGDSPSTSASFGGTLSTSLGLGGALNTSAGFSSAVSISTGFSSAPSTNSGFGSVFSTSTDFSGAPNTTTDLGSAPSTSIGFGGAPSTSFCFGSVSNTNLCFGGPPSTSTCFSGPTSANFGDGLSTSAGFSFCDGLSTSTGFGGGLSTNSGFGGGLISSDIFGGGLGTNAGFGSTLGTSADFSSGLSISDGFGGGPNTSFDGRLSTIIGFGSGSNTSTGFTGEPCTSTGFIGGPTSIVGFGSGLSTDTDFNGGPSSSVGYGGGPSNAAGFGGGATSLGACSFSYG; this comes from the exons ATGGATAGGAGAAATGACTCCGATTATAAGATGACCCCGTTCCAG GACCCCCTGGCTATGGACCCACCAGTTGCCAACCGGCCTAAGAAAAGCAAGACCAAGAAGGCCCCTATTAAGGCTGTCACTAAGACAGTACGCGCTGCCCCTCCAGTTCCATCTGCCAATGTGATTACCACCAACAAGCCTAAAATAACTTTTCCGGCTTTAAACCTTCCAATCATCCCCCAGATCAACCAGGCTTCAGCTACCACTGAGGCAGCCAATACTCAGGCTTCTTCATTCACCGCTCAGCCTAAGAAAGCCAACAAGACAAAGAGAGTTACTGCTAAGGCAGCCCAAGGCTCCCAATTTCCAACTGGCAGTGAGAGTGTTACTACACAGATCAAGTTACCCTTGCAGGCCCTAAACGTGCCAGTCATCCCACAGACTATCCAGGCTCCAGTTGCCACTGAGTCAGCCAATTCTCAAGCCTTGTTAGCCTCCATCAAGCCTAAGAAAGCTCCCAAGGCTAAGAAGGCTAACAATAAGGCCATAGCTAGTGCCACTGAGATCTCACTGGCTCCATCCACCACCTACACAGCTACCACCCAAGGCCAAATTACCTCCATCCGAACTAAGAAAGCCTCCAAAGCCAAGAAAGCAACTGTTAAGCGCACAAATACTGACACTGAACTCCTAGAGGCCCCAGATGCCACTGAGACAGCTACCAGGCAGATTGAGGCCTCAGCAGCAGCTATCTGGCCCAAAAAATCCAAGGGCAAGAAGGCTGCCTATAAGGGCCCAAATTCTGCCTGTGAGATCTCTGAGGCTCCACCTGCCAGTCAAATGGTCACAAAACAAGCCCTAGCAGCCACCGTCCGGGTCAAGAGAGGGTACAGGGCTCGGAAGGTTGACACTAAAGCCCGGACAACTGAAAGCCAGACTCAAATTGACGAAGGGGCCCAGGCCAAGATGTCTACCCCTCAGATCAACATAAGTGTCCTTGAGACTCAGGTTGTTGCTGCTGTCCAGGCCCTGGCAGATGACTACCTGGCTCAGTTGAGTCTGGAGCCCACAACCAGGACCCGGGGCAAGAGGAACCGAAAG TCCAAGCATCTGAACGGGGATGAGAGAGGTGGTGGTAATTATAGGTGGATTCCATGGGGCCGGAGGCCTCCGCTATCCCGAGATGTGGCCATTTTGCAAGAAAGG GCAAATAAGTTGGTGAAATACCTGTTGGTTAAGGACCAGACAAAGATCCCCATCAAGCGCTCAG ACATGCTGAAGGATGTCATCCAAGAATATGATGAACACTTCCCAGAGATCATTGAACGAGCAAGCTATGCTCTGGAGAAG ATGTTTCGAGTCAATCTGAAGGAAATTGATAAACAAAGTAGCTTGTATATTCTCATCAGCATTCAGGAATCCTCTGCAGGCATCCTGGGAAC GACCAAGGACACACCCAAACTAGGTCTTCTCATGGTGATTCTGAGTGTCATTTTTATGAATGGCAACAAGGCCAATGAGG CTGTCATCTGGGAGGTGCTGCGCAAGTTGGGGCTGCACCCTGG GGTAAGGCATTCGCTCTTTGGGGAAGTGAGGAAGCTCATCACAGACGAGTTTGTGAAGCAGAA GTACCTGGAATACAAGAGGGTCCCCAACAGCAGACCACCTGAATATGAGTTCTTCTGGGGCTTGCGCTCCTACCATGAGACTAGCAAGATGAAAGTTCTCAAGTTTGCATGCAAG GTGCAGAAGAAAGACCCCAAGGACTGGGCCGTGCAGTATCGGGAGGCAGTGGAGATGGAAGTCCAAGCTGCAGCTGTGGCTGTAGCTGAGGCTGAGGCCAGGGCTGAGGCAAGAGCCCAAATGGGGATTGGAGAGGAAGCTGTGGCTGGGCCCTGGAACTGGGATGACATGGATATCGACTGCCTAACAAGGGAAGAGCTAGGCGATGATGCTCAGGCCTGGGGCAGATTTTCACTTGAAATTGAGGCCAGAGcccaagaaaatgcaaatgcCAGCACCAACATTGACTTCAGCAGAGGAGCTAGCACCAGGGCTAGCTATAGCGATGGTGCTAGTATTAGCTTCAGTGGTGTACCCAGCCCCAGTAATGGCTttggtggcagagctggcattAGCTTTGGTGGCACATGCAGCACCAGTGCCAGCTTCAGCAGCGTAGCCAGCATTTGCTTTGGTGGCACACCCAGCACTTGCTCCACTTTCAGTGGTGGAGCCAGCATTAGCTTTGGTGGTGCAGCCAGCACCAGCTCTAGTTTCAGCAGTGAAGCCAGCATTAGCTTTGGTGGCACACCTTGCACCAGTACCAACTTCAGTGGTGGGGTCAGCTCTAGTTTCAGTGGCCCACTCAACACCAGTACAAGTTTCAGTGGTGGAGCCAGCTCTGGTTTTGGAGGCATACTCAGTACCCCTGCTGGCTTCAGTGATGCACTCAGTATGAGCACCAGCTTTGGCAGTACACTCGGCACCAGTGCAGTCTTTAGTGGTGCACTTAGCACCAGCACTGGCTTTGGTGGCACACTCAGCACTAGTGTCTACTTTGGTGGCTCTCCCAGTTCCAGTGCCAGTTTTGGTGGCACACTCAGTACCAGTATCTGCTTTGGTGGCTTTCCTAGCACCAGCACTGGTTTTGATGGTGTACTCAGTACCAGTGTCTCCTTTGGTAGCTCTTTCAGCAATAGCACTGACTTTGGTGGTACACTAAGCACGAGCTTCTGCTTTGGTGATTCTCCCAGCACTAGTGCCAGCTTTGGTGGTACACTCAGCACCAGTCTTGGCTTAGGTGGTGCACTCAACACCAGTGCTGGTTTTAGCAGTGCTGTCAGCATTAGCACTGGCTTCAGCAGTGCACCCAGCACCAACTCTGGCTTTGGCAGTGTGTTCAGCACCAGTACTGACTTCAGTGGGGCACCTAACACCACTACTGACCTTGGCAGTGCTCCCAGCACCAGCATTGGCTTTGGTGGAGCCCCCAGCACCAGCTTCTGCTTTGGCAGTGTGTCTAACACCAACCTATGCTTTGGTGGCCCTCCTAGTACCAGCACCTGCTTTAGTGGTCCTACCAGTGCCAATTTTGGTGATGGACTCAGCACCAGTGCTGGTTTCAGCTTTTGTGATGGGTTAAGCACCAGCACTGGATTTGGTGGTGGACTGAGCACCAACTCTGGCTTTGGTGGTGGACTGATCTCCAGTGATATCTTTGGTGGTGGGCTGGGCACCAATGCTGGTTTTGGCAGCACACTTGGCACCAGTGCTGACTTTAGTAGTGGCCTCAGCATCAGTGATGGCTTTGGCGGTGGGCCTAATACCAGCTTCGACGGAAGACTGAGCACCATCATTGGCTTTGGCAGTGGTTCTAACACCAGCACTGGCTTTACTGGTGAACCCTGCACCAGCACCGGCTTTATTGGTGGACCCACTTCTATTGTTGGCTTTGGCAGTGGACTGAGCACCGATACTGACTTCAACGGTGGACCAAGCAGTAGTGTTGGCTATGGCGGTGGACCGAGCAATGCTGCTGGCTTTGGTGGTGGAGCCACCAGCCTTGGTGCCTGTAGCTTCTCCTATGGCTAG
- the TRO gene encoding trophinin isoform X1 has translation MDRRNDSDYKMTPFQGPLPPPGSLGLHFPPDVQAETTEEDSVLLMHTLLSSTKDPLAMDPPVANRPKKSKTKKAPIKAVTKTVRAAPPVPSANVITTNKPKITFPALNLPIIPQINQASATTEAANTQASSFTAQPKKANKTKRVTAKAAQGSQFPTGSESVTTQIKLPLQALNVPVIPQTIQAPVATESANSQALLASIKPKKAPKAKKANNKAIASATEISLAPSTTYTATTQGQITSIRTKKASKAKKATVKRTNTDTELLEAPDATETATRQIEASAAAIWPKKSKGKKAAYKGPNSACEISEAPPASQMVTKQALAATVRVKRGYRARKVDTKARTTESQTQIDEGAQAKMSTPQINISVLETQVVAAVQALADDYLAQLSLEPTTRTRGKRNRKSKHLNGDERGGGNYRWIPWGRRPPLSRDVAILQERANKLVKYLLVKDQTKIPIKRSDMLKDVIQEYDEHFPEIIERASYALEKMFRVNLKEIDKQSSLYILISIQESSAGILGTTKDTPKLGLLMVILSVIFMNGNKANEAVIWEVLRKLGLHPGVRHSLFGEVRKLITDEFVKQKYLEYKRVPNSRPPEYEFFWGLRSYHETSKMKVLKFACKVQKKDPKDWAVQYREAVEMEVQAAAVAVAEAEARAEARAQMGIGEEAVAGPWNWDDMDIDCLTREELGDDAQAWGRFSLEIEARAQENANASTNIDFSRGASTRASYSDGASISFSGVPSPSNGFGGRAGISFGGTCSTSASFSSVASICFGGTPSTCSTFSGGASISFGGAASTSSSFSSEASISFGGTPCTSTNFSGGVSSSFSGPLNTSTSFSGGASSGFGGILSTPAGFSDALSMSTSFGSTLGTSAVFSGALSTSTGFGGTLSTSVYFGGSPSSSASFGGTLSTSICFGGFPSTSTGFDGVLSTSVSFGSSFSNSTDFGGTLSTSFCFGDSPSTSASFGGTLSTSLGLGGALNTSAGFSSAVSISTGFSSAPSTNSGFGSVFSTSTDFSGAPNTTTDLGSAPSTSIGFGGAPSTSFCFGSVSNTNLCFGGPPSTSTCFSGPTSANFGDGLSTSAGFSFCDGLSTSTGFGGGLSTNSGFGGGLISSDIFGGGLGTNAGFGSTLGTSADFSSGLSISDGFGGGPNTSFDGRLSTIIGFGSGSNTSTGFTGEPCTSTGFIGGPTSIVGFGSGLSTDTDFNGGPSSSVGYGGGPSNAAGFGGGATSLGACSFSYG, from the exons ATGGATAGGAGAAATGACTCCGATTATAAGATGACCCCGTTCCAG GGCCCTCTGCCTCCCCCTGGGAGCCTGGGGCTTCACTTCCCTCCAGATGTACAGGCTGAGACAACAGAAGAAGACAGTGTCTTGCTGATGCATACCCTCTTGTCATCAACCAAGGACCCCCTGGCTATGGACCCACCAGTTGCCAACCGGCCTAAGAAAAGCAAGACCAAGAAGGCCCCTATTAAGGCTGTCACTAAGACAGTACGCGCTGCCCCTCCAGTTCCATCTGCCAATGTGATTACCACCAACAAGCCTAAAATAACTTTTCCGGCTTTAAACCTTCCAATCATCCCCCAGATCAACCAGGCTTCAGCTACCACTGAGGCAGCCAATACTCAGGCTTCTTCATTCACCGCTCAGCCTAAGAAAGCCAACAAGACAAAGAGAGTTACTGCTAAGGCAGCCCAAGGCTCCCAATTTCCAACTGGCAGTGAGAGTGTTACTACACAGATCAAGTTACCCTTGCAGGCCCTAAACGTGCCAGTCATCCCACAGACTATCCAGGCTCCAGTTGCCACTGAGTCAGCCAATTCTCAAGCCTTGTTAGCCTCCATCAAGCCTAAGAAAGCTCCCAAGGCTAAGAAGGCTAACAATAAGGCCATAGCTAGTGCCACTGAGATCTCACTGGCTCCATCCACCACCTACACAGCTACCACCCAAGGCCAAATTACCTCCATCCGAACTAAGAAAGCCTCCAAAGCCAAGAAAGCAACTGTTAAGCGCACAAATACTGACACTGAACTCCTAGAGGCCCCAGATGCCACTGAGACAGCTACCAGGCAGATTGAGGCCTCAGCAGCAGCTATCTGGCCCAAAAAATCCAAGGGCAAGAAGGCTGCCTATAAGGGCCCAAATTCTGCCTGTGAGATCTCTGAGGCTCCACCTGCCAGTCAAATGGTCACAAAACAAGCCCTAGCAGCCACCGTCCGGGTCAAGAGAGGGTACAGGGCTCGGAAGGTTGACACTAAAGCCCGGACAACTGAAAGCCAGACTCAAATTGACGAAGGGGCCCAGGCCAAGATGTCTACCCCTCAGATCAACATAAGTGTCCTTGAGACTCAGGTTGTTGCTGCTGTCCAGGCCCTGGCAGATGACTACCTGGCTCAGTTGAGTCTGGAGCCCACAACCAGGACCCGGGGCAAGAGGAACCGAAAG TCCAAGCATCTGAACGGGGATGAGAGAGGTGGTGGTAATTATAGGTGGATTCCATGGGGCCGGAGGCCTCCGCTATCCCGAGATGTGGCCATTTTGCAAGAAAGG GCAAATAAGTTGGTGAAATACCTGTTGGTTAAGGACCAGACAAAGATCCCCATCAAGCGCTCAG ACATGCTGAAGGATGTCATCCAAGAATATGATGAACACTTCCCAGAGATCATTGAACGAGCAAGCTATGCTCTGGAGAAG ATGTTTCGAGTCAATCTGAAGGAAATTGATAAACAAAGTAGCTTGTATATTCTCATCAGCATTCAGGAATCCTCTGCAGGCATCCTGGGAAC GACCAAGGACACACCCAAACTAGGTCTTCTCATGGTGATTCTGAGTGTCATTTTTATGAATGGCAACAAGGCCAATGAGG CTGTCATCTGGGAGGTGCTGCGCAAGTTGGGGCTGCACCCTGG GGTAAGGCATTCGCTCTTTGGGGAAGTGAGGAAGCTCATCACAGACGAGTTTGTGAAGCAGAA GTACCTGGAATACAAGAGGGTCCCCAACAGCAGACCACCTGAATATGAGTTCTTCTGGGGCTTGCGCTCCTACCATGAGACTAGCAAGATGAAAGTTCTCAAGTTTGCATGCAAG GTGCAGAAGAAAGACCCCAAGGACTGGGCCGTGCAGTATCGGGAGGCAGTGGAGATGGAAGTCCAAGCTGCAGCTGTGGCTGTAGCTGAGGCTGAGGCCAGGGCTGAGGCAAGAGCCCAAATGGGGATTGGAGAGGAAGCTGTGGCTGGGCCCTGGAACTGGGATGACATGGATATCGACTGCCTAACAAGGGAAGAGCTAGGCGATGATGCTCAGGCCTGGGGCAGATTTTCACTTGAAATTGAGGCCAGAGcccaagaaaatgcaaatgcCAGCACCAACATTGACTTCAGCAGAGGAGCTAGCACCAGGGCTAGCTATAGCGATGGTGCTAGTATTAGCTTCAGTGGTGTACCCAGCCCCAGTAATGGCTttggtggcagagctggcattAGCTTTGGTGGCACATGCAGCACCAGTGCCAGCTTCAGCAGCGTAGCCAGCATTTGCTTTGGTGGCACACCCAGCACTTGCTCCACTTTCAGTGGTGGAGCCAGCATTAGCTTTGGTGGTGCAGCCAGCACCAGCTCTAGTTTCAGCAGTGAAGCCAGCATTAGCTTTGGTGGCACACCTTGCACCAGTACCAACTTCAGTGGTGGGGTCAGCTCTAGTTTCAGTGGCCCACTCAACACCAGTACAAGTTTCAGTGGTGGAGCCAGCTCTGGTTTTGGAGGCATACTCAGTACCCCTGCTGGCTTCAGTGATGCACTCAGTATGAGCACCAGCTTTGGCAGTACACTCGGCACCAGTGCAGTCTTTAGTGGTGCACTTAGCACCAGCACTGGCTTTGGTGGCACACTCAGCACTAGTGTCTACTTTGGTGGCTCTCCCAGTTCCAGTGCCAGTTTTGGTGGCACACTCAGTACCAGTATCTGCTTTGGTGGCTTTCCTAGCACCAGCACTGGTTTTGATGGTGTACTCAGTACCAGTGTCTCCTTTGGTAGCTCTTTCAGCAATAGCACTGACTTTGGTGGTACACTAAGCACGAGCTTCTGCTTTGGTGATTCTCCCAGCACTAGTGCCAGCTTTGGTGGTACACTCAGCACCAGTCTTGGCTTAGGTGGTGCACTCAACACCAGTGCTGGTTTTAGCAGTGCTGTCAGCATTAGCACTGGCTTCAGCAGTGCACCCAGCACCAACTCTGGCTTTGGCAGTGTGTTCAGCACCAGTACTGACTTCAGTGGGGCACCTAACACCACTACTGACCTTGGCAGTGCTCCCAGCACCAGCATTGGCTTTGGTGGAGCCCCCAGCACCAGCTTCTGCTTTGGCAGTGTGTCTAACACCAACCTATGCTTTGGTGGCCCTCCTAGTACCAGCACCTGCTTTAGTGGTCCTACCAGTGCCAATTTTGGTGATGGACTCAGCACCAGTGCTGGTTTCAGCTTTTGTGATGGGTTAAGCACCAGCACTGGATTTGGTGGTGGACTGAGCACCAACTCTGGCTTTGGTGGTGGACTGATCTCCAGTGATATCTTTGGTGGTGGGCTGGGCACCAATGCTGGTTTTGGCAGCACACTTGGCACCAGTGCTGACTTTAGTAGTGGCCTCAGCATCAGTGATGGCTTTGGCGGTGGGCCTAATACCAGCTTCGACGGAAGACTGAGCACCATCATTGGCTTTGGCAGTGGTTCTAACACCAGCACTGGCTTTACTGGTGAACCCTGCACCAGCACCGGCTTTATTGGTGGACCCACTTCTATTGTTGGCTTTGGCAGTGGACTGAGCACCGATACTGACTTCAACGGTGGACCAAGCAGTAGTGTTGGCTATGGCGGTGGACCGAGCAATGCTGCTGGCTTTGGTGGTGGAGCCACCAGCCTTGGTGCCTGTAGCTTCTCCTATGGCTAG